In Megalobrama amblycephala isolate DHTTF-2021 linkage group LG10, ASM1881202v1, whole genome shotgun sequence, one DNA window encodes the following:
- the btbd3b gene encoding BTB/POZ domain-containing protein 3 isoform X2, giving the protein MAAEIFPTKKPASTTTVQQYQQQNLNNNNTIQCCNWQGLYSTIRERNSVMFNNELMADVHFVVGQSGGTQRLPGHKYVLAVGSSVFHAMFYGELAEDKDEIRIPDVEPPAFLAMLKYIYCDEIDLSADTVLATLYAAKKYIVPHLARACVNFLETSLSAKNACILLSQSCLFEEPDLTQRCWEVIDAQAELALKSEGFCDIDAQTLESILRRETLNAKEIVVFEAALSWAEAECQRKEMNTSIDNKRKVLGQAVYLIRIPTMGLDDFANGAAQSGVLTLNETNDIFLWYTAAKKPELQFVSQPRKGLTPQKCHRFQSCAYRSNQWRYRGRCDSIQFAVDKRVFIAGFGLYGSSCGSAEYTAKIELKRQGVVLGTNLSKYFSDGSSNTFPVWFEYPVQIEPDTFYTASVVLDGNELSYFGQEGMTEVQCGKVTFQFQCSSDSTNGTGVQGGQIPELIFYA; this is encoded by the exons atggCAGCGGAGATCTTTCCCACTAAGAAGCCGGCGTCGACCACCACCGTGCAGCAGTACCAGCAGCAGAActtgaacaacaacaacaccatCCAATGCTGCAACTGGCAGGGTCTCTACTCCACCATCAGGGAGAG AAATTCTGTGATGTTCAATAATGAACTGATGGCTGACGTTCACTTTGTTGTCGGTCAGTCCGGAGGGACTCAGAGGCTCCCGGGACACAAG TATGTCCTTGCTGTGGGAAGCTCTGTTTTCCATGCCATGTTCTATGGAGAGTTGGCAGAAGACAAGGATGAGATCCGTATCCCTGATGTGGAACCTCCAGCCTTTCTGGCTATGCTTAA GTACATTTACTGTGACGAAATTGACTTGAGTGCCGACACCGTACTGGCAACATTATACGCAGCCAAAAAGTACATAGTCCCACACCTGGCTCGGGCCTGCGTCAACTTCTTGGAAACAAGTTTGAGTGCGAAGAATGCATGTATTCTTCTGTCTCAGAGCTGTCTGTTTGAAGAGCCAGACCTAACGCAACGCTGCTGGGAAGTCATTGACGCTCAGGCTGAGCTGGCACTTAAGTCTGAAGGCTTTTGTGACATTGACGCTCAGACCTTGGAGAGCATCCTCAGACGGGAGACTCTGAACGCTAAGGAGATTGTAGTGTTTGAAGCGGCACTAAGCTGGGCAGAGGCCGAATGCCAGCGGAAAGAGATGAACACAAGTATTGACAACAAACGCAAGGTATTGGGCCAAGCCGTCTACCTGATCCGTATCCCAACCATGGGTCTTGATGATTTCGCAAACGGTGCTGCACAATCAGGAGTGTTAACGCTGAACGAGACCAATGATATTTTCTTATGGTACACGGCGGCTAAGAAACCCGAGCTGCAGTTTGTCAGCCAACCTCGTAAGGGATTGACGCCACAGAAGTGCCACCGCTTCCAGTCGTGCGCCTACCGCAGCAACCAGTGGCGTTATCGCGGACGCTGCGACAGCATTCAGTTTGCCGTCGATAAGCGTGTGTTTATTGCCGGTTTCGGACTTTATGGCTCAAGCTGCGGTTCTGCTGAGTACACCGCCAAGATCGAGCTCAAACGGCAAGGGGTTGTCCTGGGAACCAACCTTAGCAAGTACTTTTCAGATGGATCCAGCAACACCTTCCCCGTTTGGTTTGAGTATCCGGTTCAGATCGAGCCTGACACTTTCTATACAGCCAGTGTAGTTCTGGATGGAAATGAACTGAGTTATTTTGGACAAGAGGGTATGACAGAAGTTCAGTGTGGGAAGGTGACCTTCCAGTTTCAGTGCTCTTCGGACAGCACCAACGGCACAGGTGTGCAGGGCGGCCAGATTCCAGAGCTTATTTTCTATGCCTGA
- the btbd3b gene encoding BTB/POZ domain-containing protein 3 isoform X1: MVDAKGRNMKCLTFLLMLPESVKSKSSKGSKKGSPSSSSKLPPVCYEIITLKTKKKKKMAAEIFPTKKPASTTTVQQYQQQNLNNNNTIQCCNWQGLYSTIRERNSVMFNNELMADVHFVVGQSGGTQRLPGHKYVLAVGSSVFHAMFYGELAEDKDEIRIPDVEPPAFLAMLKYIYCDEIDLSADTVLATLYAAKKYIVPHLARACVNFLETSLSAKNACILLSQSCLFEEPDLTQRCWEVIDAQAELALKSEGFCDIDAQTLESILRRETLNAKEIVVFEAALSWAEAECQRKEMNTSIDNKRKVLGQAVYLIRIPTMGLDDFANGAAQSGVLTLNETNDIFLWYTAAKKPELQFVSQPRKGLTPQKCHRFQSCAYRSNQWRYRGRCDSIQFAVDKRVFIAGFGLYGSSCGSAEYTAKIELKRQGVVLGTNLSKYFSDGSSNTFPVWFEYPVQIEPDTFYTASVVLDGNELSYFGQEGMTEVQCGKVTFQFQCSSDSTNGTGVQGGQIPELIFYA, encoded by the exons ATGGTGGATGCCAAGGGAAGGAACATGAAATGTCTGACGTTCTTGTTGATGCTTCCAGAGTCAGTTAAGAGCAAGTCCAGTAAAGGCTCCAAAAAGGGGAGTCCCAGCAGCTCGTCCAAGCTGCCCCCTGTGTGCTATGAGATCATCACCTTGAAAaccaagaagaagaagaagatggCAGCGGAGATCTTTCCCACTAAGAAGCCGGCGTCGACCACCACCGTGCAGCAGTACCAGCAGCAGAActtgaacaacaacaacaccatCCAATGCTGCAACTGGCAGGGTCTCTACTCCACCATCAGGGAGAG AAATTCTGTGATGTTCAATAATGAACTGATGGCTGACGTTCACTTTGTTGTCGGTCAGTCCGGAGGGACTCAGAGGCTCCCGGGACACAAG TATGTCCTTGCTGTGGGAAGCTCTGTTTTCCATGCCATGTTCTATGGAGAGTTGGCAGAAGACAAGGATGAGATCCGTATCCCTGATGTGGAACCTCCAGCCTTTCTGGCTATGCTTAA GTACATTTACTGTGACGAAATTGACTTGAGTGCCGACACCGTACTGGCAACATTATACGCAGCCAAAAAGTACATAGTCCCACACCTGGCTCGGGCCTGCGTCAACTTCTTGGAAACAAGTTTGAGTGCGAAGAATGCATGTATTCTTCTGTCTCAGAGCTGTCTGTTTGAAGAGCCAGACCTAACGCAACGCTGCTGGGAAGTCATTGACGCTCAGGCTGAGCTGGCACTTAAGTCTGAAGGCTTTTGTGACATTGACGCTCAGACCTTGGAGAGCATCCTCAGACGGGAGACTCTGAACGCTAAGGAGATTGTAGTGTTTGAAGCGGCACTAAGCTGGGCAGAGGCCGAATGCCAGCGGAAAGAGATGAACACAAGTATTGACAACAAACGCAAGGTATTGGGCCAAGCCGTCTACCTGATCCGTATCCCAACCATGGGTCTTGATGATTTCGCAAACGGTGCTGCACAATCAGGAGTGTTAACGCTGAACGAGACCAATGATATTTTCTTATGGTACACGGCGGCTAAGAAACCCGAGCTGCAGTTTGTCAGCCAACCTCGTAAGGGATTGACGCCACAGAAGTGCCACCGCTTCCAGTCGTGCGCCTACCGCAGCAACCAGTGGCGTTATCGCGGACGCTGCGACAGCATTCAGTTTGCCGTCGATAAGCGTGTGTTTATTGCCGGTTTCGGACTTTATGGCTCAAGCTGCGGTTCTGCTGAGTACACCGCCAAGATCGAGCTCAAACGGCAAGGGGTTGTCCTGGGAACCAACCTTAGCAAGTACTTTTCAGATGGATCCAGCAACACCTTCCCCGTTTGGTTTGAGTATCCGGTTCAGATCGAGCCTGACACTTTCTATACAGCCAGTGTAGTTCTGGATGGAAATGAACTGAGTTATTTTGGACAAGAGGGTATGACAGAAGTTCAGTGTGGGAAGGTGACCTTCCAGTTTCAGTGCTCTTCGGACAGCACCAACGGCACAGGTGTGCAGGGCGGCCAGATTCCAGAGCTTATTTTCTATGCCTGA